The genomic DNA TGACCATGATGAGCGCCTGGGTTTTGAATTCGTATCCTTCCCCACCGCCCCTGGCCGGAAGGATAGAGGTTTGGGCATTGTCCCGCAGGTAGGCGGCAAATAACCTGCCGGATGCATCATAAACCCCGGCCGCTTTGATCGGTTTTTCCACCTGCAGGGCCTCCAGACTCTTCTGTGCATTTTCAGCATCTTTAAAGACCACCGCGGCCACAACATTTCTTCCTGTTACCTCAGCCAGGATCTGGATTTCCCGGATGATCTTTTTCCGGCACTCCAGATAATCGTATACGATGAAGGTCAGACAACTCAAAAGCAGGGTCAATCCGCAGATCAGCATGATCAGCGAGACGAGTTTCCCTTTGATGGAGTTTTTCCAAACTATTTTCATTCTTTCATCTCCCGTGCTCCGTGGGGGATGATCCTGGCCAGCTTCAGGAGTTGCGAACTGATTTTCAGCCTGGTCTGACGGACTGCTTCCAGATTGATCTCAAACTGGATTTTATTATCCACCGTAACCAGTCCGATCATCCCGCCCTGGGCGGCAAACCGGTCCAGGTCACTAACCGTCAGAATATCCCGTTTTTTGAGGGCCCCTAAAATCGCCGGTAATTGGTTTTTTTCCGAGGCGCTGATATAGAGTATCTCACAGTCCTCGGCCTCATCAAGGCGAACAATGCGTTTGCACATTATTTTCCGGCTCCGGACGATCTGATCCTTGAGGGGATCGAGGGCCGGTCCAAAGGGGTCGACTCCCAGGATATAGAGATGAATCGGTGTAGATTCATTTTTAAAGGATTCGGCCGGCCATTCAACAAACTTGGCAAAGTTATAAAGGAAAGCCGCTTTGATCGGATATTCCCGGGAGGTGTCCGGGATGGCAACCCCTCGGAACAGGCCCAGAATCAGGAGCCCTATGAGGAATAGGTGACGGCATCTAAATTTTATCATAAAAACCCGAACCCGATGGAGCAGGAAAACGTTTTGTTAGCTACGGACACACACGAATAGACACAGACCGAGATTCTTTTTGTCAGTTTAGCTTTTTGAAACAACGTCGACACCCACCTCGTCAATCCCGGTTTCACGGGAATGACGAGGTGGGTAAGTTATAATTTTAAGCAAGAGCTTCAAATTTTTCAAAGGGCTAAATCGTTACGATTCTTTCAACTCAGGCATTTAAAAGCGATAGGTAAGCTTCAATCGAAACGTTCGCCCGTCCTGATTGATACTATCCTGCAGATGTTCTTCCATCCCAGGCAATCCGTATTGTTTGTCAAAAAGGTTGTAGACACTGCCCGAAAGCTCCAAGCCGGGGAGTAAGCCCCGGCTGAAGAGGGTAAAATTGGCCACAAAGATCTCTCCGGTTTCGTTCCCGGACAGGGTTTTCCGGCTGCTCTCGTATCGGCCTTCCGCTCCGGCAAAAAGCTTATCTTTCAACAAGGGAACCATTATGTTCAGCTTGGCCATATGCTTGGGGGACTTGGCCAAGCTTTCGCCGGTCCGGCTGTTAGTGGTATCCTGATAGGTATAGCTCAGCCGGCCTTCCCAGCCGTTCTTCCATTTTCCCTCCATCTCCCATTCAAATCCCTTGGTTTCGACTTCATCCACGTTCTGGAATGTTATAAGACCATCAGCCGAGTCTGTCCGTTGACTGATCAGATTGTTGATTTTATAATAAAACCCGGTAGCTTCCATTCGGAAGACCTTGCTGATGAATTGTTCATAGATCAGTTCATAGGTTTTGATGGTTTCCGGCTGGAGGTCGAGATTACCCTTTTGATTAACCGTTGTATAATAAAGTTCATAAACGTTCGGGGCCCGGAAGGCCGTCCCGTAAATCAGTTTTAAAAAGGACTTATCAAAGGGATTATAGATGAGGGCCAGCCGGGGATTAGTCGTCCCCCCGAAGGTCTCGTAATAATCATAGCGTACCCCGAGATTTAGTATCAGATTTTTAAATAAGGCGATCTCGTCCTGGCCATAAAAGGCCCAGTTAAGGGATTGGCGGTGATCGTCCAGGTATGAAACGTAGGGATTGTGATCGTAATTACGCTGGTCCTGATTAATACTATTCCGGTATTCGGCGCCCAGGGTGGCTTTGTGCCTTTCCAGCAGTTGCTTGACGATTTTTAATTCCGCCCCTGCATAATTGCCCAGGGCTGAATCCTTGTTGATGGCCTGGACCATTTTATAGTCCCCGTAATAATTATAGTGGTCATAAAAAAGACGGCCCATGACATTCCATTGATCCAAGCTTCGTTCGTACTTCAAATCCAGGTAGCCCCGGTTATCGACGGTAAAAGTGGCCGGATCATTAAAAACCGTGTCGAAGGCACCGGTCGGGATACCTTTCTGCCTTGATCCATATAGAGCCTGAAGGGTAAAATCCTGATAAGCAAAATTCATGAAAACCTGATGGAGCCGTTCATAATCGGTACCCTGGGTAATCCCGTTGTTGGTCTCCGGTGTGTCGAATTCCTTAAAAAACAGGCGCTGCCCCTTACTGTCGTAAGCCGTACCTGAAAGAAGCATATCCAGCTTGTTGTTAAATTGATTCCCGTAAGACAAGCGGGTCTTAAAGGTGTTGTAGCTGGCCGCTTCCCCGGAGACCTCCAGGGCCTTCATGGCCTTTCCCCTCCGGGTGATGACATTAACCACGGCGAAAAAGGCATTGGCCCCATACAAAGAGGAACTGGGGCCGCGGATGATTTCCACCCGGTCGATGAGGTCGATATCCAGGGGGAAATCGTTTCCCAAAAAGGCCTGGTCATAAATGTTGTCATTGACCCGGTGGCCATCAATCAGGAGGAGAATGCGGCTGTTATAATCCCCGAGACGGCCGAATCCCCTGACCCCGGCGTAACTGTAATTGCGGTCATTGGTAATGAAGAATCCCCGGAGGCTGTTCAGGATACCGGCCAGGGTGCGATAGCCAAATTTTTTGATCTGGTCGGCTGTGACGATGCTGATCGAGGAGGGCGCTTCGGTGGTCTTTTGTTCGTATTTTGAGGCCCCGTAAACCGTGGAGACGGGTATCTGCATCAATTCTTCCAGGTCGAGTTTGACCAGGTCCTTGTTAGTTACTTCCTCGGGTTGGGCGGAAGAGGCCGGGCCGGTCAAAAATAAAAGGACCGGGATAAAAAGTAATAAAAAAGCGCCGGCCCTTTTCCATAACCGAAGAATTCTTCTTCGGTCCGAAAAAGAAATTCCCTTGCCCTGGGTGGCCTCTGACCGTCCGGGAATATTTTTGGGCATCATTCTGATACCTCCCAAATCAAAATTTACTGTTATATCCTTTTCTCCTGGCCATATCTTTTCTCGTAAACCTCTGGGAAAAATTCTTTTATGCATTCCGGGCAGAGGCCGTGGGTGAATTCCGCTTCGGAATGTTCATGGATATAGGTCTCCAACTGGTTCCAATATCCCTGATCGTCACGTATCTTCTTGCATGAAGAACAGATGGGCAGCAGCCCGCTTAAGGTCTTGATCTTAGACAGGGCTTCCTTCAACTCTCCGTTGCGGAGGGCCAGGGTCTGTCGCTGCCATTGGAGTTCCAGTTGATTGGCTACTCTCAATTTGACGATGGCCGGATTAAAAGGTTTGGTGATATAATCGACAGCCCCTAACTCCAGGCCCCTGGCTTCATCTTCTTCCTGATCCAGGGCGGTGATGAAAATTATCGGTATGTCTTTTGAGGCCGGATTTTGTTTCAGGCAGCGGCAAACCTCATAACCGTCCATTTCAGGCATGAGGACATCCAGCAAAATCAGGTTGGGATCCTGATCGAAGGCTATCTCCAACGCTTTTCCGCCGTTGGTGGAAAAAAGTATTTCGTGTTCGACCCCCAATAATTTACTGAGGATTTCAATATTCGCCGGACTGTCATCAACGATCAGAACGGTTTGTCTTTCCGGTTCCATAACCAGGTCTCCTCAGGCCAGGGCCAGGCCGAACAGGCCGGCAAGGGATACCAGGTCCTTTTGGGCCTGTTCAAAATCCAGCCGACGCAGACTGCCTTCCAGCGGTGTCAGGGCTGTCTGGAATTCCTGACCCCCTATTTGGGCCTTGAAGGCCTCGAACTGTTCCCTGGCGTTAAGATTGTTTTTTTGCAAAAGGGATTCAAGCTTCAGCAAGGTGGGTGCGAATTGGGCCGCCTCCTGTCGGGACAGGGCAGGGGACGCCGTCGGTCCTGTGGCCTCCCGGTCATGCGGCAAAAGAGGACCAGCCGAAGCGATCACTGTCTTCAGCCTTTCATCCAACTGTTTCAGGCAGTCGTCGATATTCGGGCCGGGGCCTTTCAGGATGGCCTCCTCCAAATTGCGTGCCTCCTGGTAAACCGCGCTAATCGAGAGGTTTCCGGCCGTACTTTTCAGGGTATGGGTTACCCGCCGGGCCATTTCAAAATCCCTGCCGGCTATCAGTTGACGCAGGTGACCGACCACCTGGGCGTAATCCCGGCAAAAATCTCTAAGGAGTCTGAAATACAATTCTTCATTACCGGAAAGCCGTTTCAGACCGGCTTGAATATCGATGCCCGGCAGGAAATCCGGCATGATCCGGGATGGCGCGGAAGAACCATTTACCGGCTGGGGCTGTTTGGCTGCAGTGCCCGACCCTATCCACTTTGACAAGGTGGCTTTCAATTGATCGGGATCGATGGGTTTGGGAATATGGTCATTCATACCGGCCTCCAGGCAATTTTGTTTTTCGGTTTCCATGGCATGGGCGGTCATGGCGATGATCGGGATGGACTGGTTATGCAGTTGACGGCGAATAATATGGGTGGCCTCAAAACCGTCCATCTCCGGCATCTGGATATCCATTAATACGGCGGCAAAGTCCGCTTCCGGTTCTATCAACCGTTCGATGGCTTTCCGGCCGTTGTCCGCCTCTTCCACGCAGAATCCGAATTCCTCCAGAATCTCCTTACCGACCTGGCGATTGATGGCGTTGTCTTCAACGAGTAATACCCGTGACCTTTCCCAATTCACGGTCGGTTTCATTGCACAGGGCAAAATCGATGAATTCGAAGACACCCCTTCCCCTCCGGGACAGAAGACTTCTGTGATCGTATCCAACAATACCGATTTGGTTATGGGCTTGACCAGGAAACCATCCAAACCGATCTTTTCCACCTGACGCATAACCTCATCACGGCCATAGGCCGTGGCAATGAGGATCTTGGGGACTTTGGTCAGATGAGGGTCGGTCTTTATCCGCAAAGCGGTTTCTATGCCGTCCAGGTCCGGCATTCTCCAGTCCAGGACCACCAGATCATAGAAATCTTCTCCTTTCCCCAGTTCCTCCAGGGCGGCCAACCCGGAATCCACAGCCTTCACTTTGCAGGAAAAGGTGCGGAGCATGCCTTCCAGAATGATCCGGTTGGACCTGCTGTCATCGGCCACCAGGACCTTTAAGCCCTTTAAGGCCGAAGGGACCTTCTGTCTTTGGTTAAAGGCTTCCGCCTGTAACCCGAAGAGAGCCGTAAAGGAAAACAGACTCCCAACGTCTGGTTGGCTTTTGACCTCGATTTCCCCACCCATCTGTTCCACGAGTTGTTTACAGATGGCCAGACCCAATCCGGTCCCGCCGAATCGGCGGGTTGTTGATCCATCGGCCTGAGAGAAGGGTTTAAAGAGTCTGGATTTCTGTTCGGCGGTCAGTCCGATTCCGGTATCCCGGATGGAGAAGCGCAGCCGGACTTCCCCTTTTTTCCGGGCAATCATCTCGGTCAAGACGGTTACCTTCCCCCGTTCGGTAAATTTCACTGCGTTGTCGACCAGATTGATAATTACCTGGCCTAAACGCAAGGGATCGCCCACCAGGGCCAGTGGCACCTCCGGAGTCGTTAAGAAAAATAGATCCAGTTTTTTTTCCTCAGCCGGCAACGATACCAGGGTAGCGGCGTTTTCAAGGACCTGATCGAGTTGGAAATTGGTCGAATCGATTTTCAGTTTGCCGGCTTCAATCTTGGACAGATCCAGGATGTCATTGATAATCCTGAGCAGGGTATGACCCGATGATTGTATTTTATTCAAATAATCCCGTTGCTTGGGAGAACATTCGGTCTTTAAAGCCAGACGGCTATAACCGATGATAGCATTCATGGGGGTCCGTATTTCATGGCTCATGTTAGCCAGAAAATTACTTTTAGCATTTTCCGATTCCCGTAAAGCCTCGGAGACCCGCTTTTGTTCGGTGATCACCCGGGCCAGTTTCAGATTGCTATAACTCAGTTTGGATATCATCACCGAAAACTTGGCCAGGAAATCCATCAGGATATCAATTTTCCCCCGGCTGACCCGGGGCACGTTGCGAAAGGCCGTCAAATAGGCCTGCCGGTCGAATCCATACCGTTCCGCTTCGGCGACAAAAGCCTGCTCATCAGCCGGATTCTCTTTATAAAAAAATTCTCCGGCGTGCAGGTGCGCAACTACCTTGCCTTGGAGAATAAGGGGGGTCCCCAGATGCCACAGGCCATTTTTACACGGAAAGCTCCCATACTGGTCGGGATACCTATTCAGGAAAAAGGATCCACTTTCCGAGCAATTTTGGGAGGTCAAAGGATGGACACGGTAAAATTTGGTACAGATATCCTGGCGGCCCGTAGATGCCAGGATATTTCCCTGAAGATCGATGATCCCCAGGCTTATACCGGTCAATTGATGGATATCCTCCATGAGGGACTGAATGGCCTGGGATTGGATAAGGGTGGTTAAAAACCGGTCATTGGAAACCCCTTCCGAAAAAAGGAGGGTATCCAATCCCGGCCTCGACCCTTCTTGAGATTTAAGCCGGTCCTCTTCGGGTTTTTTCTCTGCAACCGATTCTATCATTATCTTGCTTTGGTCTTCCTTGGCTATTATTTTTCACTTCAGCGGCACTTTTTCCGTCATTCCCGAATGTCTTTATCGGGAATCCAGGTTCAAAGGTCTGGTTCCCGGTTTACACCGGGACGGTGTCTGAACCCCGGCGCCTGCCCCGGACCCTGGATCAAGTTCGGGGCAGGCTCTGATCCGGGGTTCGTCGGGGTGACGGCCCGGGAGACTTTTTAAGAATTCATCATTATTCGACATTCTCTTTGTACTCGCCCTATGACGAAAAGGCCAACACCTCCCGGACCTTAGAAGCCAGGACCTTCTGGCTGAAGGGCTTCTGGAGAAAAGCAGCCTTGGGGTCCAAAAGGCCTTTTTTGATGACCGACTCTTCGGCGTAACCGGACATAAAAAGGATTTTTGCTTCGGGATGATAACCGGTAAATTTTTGAACTACCTCGTGGCCATTCATTTCGGGCATGATGATATCGCTCAAAAAAAGGTGAATCGGTTTTTTATGGTCTCGAGATATGGACAGGGCCTCCCGGCCGCTTCCCGCATCCAAAACCGTGTAGCCGTCGATTTCCAATCCTTCTTTTATCGAGGCACGAAGAGAGGCTTCGTCTTCCACAATTAAGATGGTTTCCGACCCTTTCATGGGCAGGTAAGAGGCCTGGGCCCCATCGATCAAGTCCGGAGCACTCCCGGTCCGGGGGAGGAAAATCTTGAAGGCCGTTCCCTGTCCCTTTTCACTTTCCACCGCGATAACGCCGCCGATTTGCTTTACGATCCCATAAACAGTGGAAAGGCCCAGTCCGGTTCCTTTGCCGGCCTCTTTAGTGGTAAAAAAAGGTTCAAAGATGCGGGACCGGGTTTCAGGATCCATTCCCTCCCCGTTATCCACTACCGAAAGCATCACATAAGAGCCGGGTATGGTTACCGGGTGTTGAGGCATCGCGTTTTTATCTATAAAGATATTGGCGGTTTGAAGGATCAATTGACCTCCCTGGGGCATGGCATCCCTGGCGTTTACCGCCAGGTTGATGATTATCTGTTCCATCTGTCCGGGGTCGGCTTGAATGGGGCCAAGATCGGGATCGGTTTTGGTTATTATTTCTATATCCTCGCCGATCAGGCGGCCGAGCATTTTCTTCGTATCCAGAATGATCCTGTTCAGATCAAGGGGCTGTACCTCAAGCCTTGGCTTTCGGCTTAAATTGAGCAGTTGGCGGGTCAAGGCACTGGCCCGGAAGGCTGCTTCATTGATGTCGTTTACATTCCGATAGGCCGGATCATCTTTTTCCAGTTTCCGGATGGCCAGATCACAATTCCCGGTGATAATCGTCAGCAGGTTATTGAAATCGTGGGCTACCCCACCGGCCAGGTGGCCCAGGGCTTCCATCTTCTGGGATTGGTGAAATTGTTGTTCCAGATTTTTATGTTCCGTTATGTCCAGGAAACTTTCCACCAGACAGGGTAACCCCTCCAAAATGACCGGAGAGAGTGTTTTGAGGACCGGGACCTTCTCCCCATTGGATTTGGTCAATAAACATTCGGTCTTTTCCGGAGGATGATTCTGCCTTGACAAAAGAGAAGGGCAGGGCCCCTTTTCGTTCAGACAGATCGAATGATAACAGAAGAAACCTTGAATTTCTTCCTTGGTATGATCGATAATCTCTAAAGCGGTCTGGTTGGCATCGATGATCCGGTGCGTTTCCCGGTTGATGATCACGATGCCGGTTTTTATGGAATCGAGTATGGGTCTTAATTCCCCCAGGTGTCTTTTCCTCTCTTTGGGTCCCCTGTTGTTCAGAAAAAGGTTAAAATTATGATTCCTTTTTTCCCCATCGATGCCATTAATGATAGTCAGCTTTGGCTGTAAGTGTGTGTTTTGCATAACTTCGCTCCCATATATCAAAATAACAGAATACTGACGATGTCCTCAAAATACTTCCGGAGATCGGGTATGATTTTTTTCAAGGCCACCGGTTTTATCCCCAGGATATCCCAAATCTGTCGGCCGGCCCGGGGTTTTAAATCATCGCCGGGATGACCCATCCTCAAGGCCCGGGCCAGGATATCCCCTAAATGGACCGCCGCTACCAGTCGGTCCGGTTCGCCTGGGGGGGTGCCGGTATGATGGAAACGGATGGCCTTGAAAAGGGTCTCGGGTAATTTCCATTTATCGGCTAACAGGGCTCCGGCTTCGGCATGATCCATACCGATTACCGATAACTCGGCCTGATAAAGAAATAGATGATTTTTTTGTGAAAGGGAAAGGGCCTGGCTTAGTTGATCCTCCAAAAATTCGAAAAAGATCAATTTGCCGATATCGTGTAACGCCCCGGCGATGAAATAAAATTCCTGCCTGTCTGCCCCAGCCGCCTGCCCCAACAGGCGGCTGGCAATACCCACGGCGATGGAATGGGCCCAGAAATCCTTGGGACGGAAGGACAGGGTAATGGCTTTTTTGGAGAAGAGGTCGATGATCTGCGAGGTCAGGATCAGGTTAAATATTTCATTAAAGCCCAGGATCAAAATCGCCCTGGAAAGGGTACCGATTTGTCCAGGATAACCGTAAAAAGGAGAATTGACGACCCTGAGAATCTTTATGGTTGAAGCCTGATCGCAGGCGATGATCCGGGTGACTTCTTCTACTGTGGCCTGAGGGTCGGTCATAATATCCAACAAAGAGGAATAGACCGAAGGGAGGGTGGAAAGCTCCTCTATGATCCCGATAAGATGGTGCACTGTTACCTTGGAAGGTCCGGTCATGGTTATTTTAAAAACCCTTTTCTTATTCGTACGCTTTGTTAGTTTTCGGTCCCTCTTTACGCCCATCGATCAGCCGATGGATTTCATCCATATCGAATCGCCAGGAATTGCCGATCTTAAATCCTGGAAGATCACCCTCTAAAGAGAGCTTATAAATGGTGGATTCCGATAATTTCAGATATTTCCCTACTTCCTTGGCTGTTACCAGATTCATGGTTTTCACCTTAAAAATCTTTAAAGTTGCCTTGTCCCATTGGCAGCAACTGGTCCGGAATTATCGTTCTGATGGCCGGTTTTTTCCCATTCCCGTTACCGCCTGGTTTGATAAGGGTTTGGGGCGGATTCGATTTATCGGATTGTCCGATGGCTGTTAGACTTCTTTTATTTCCGCCGTTACCCGACATTAAACGGGGCTGACTCGTGCCGTTATGATTCCCGCCGATGGCTTTGACCAGGTCATGAACAAAATGTTTCATCTGATCGGCCTGGGTGCTCAATTCTTCGGAAGCGGAGGCCGATTCTTCAGCAGTGGAAGCATTCTTTTGAACCACCCGGTCTATTTCGGATACGGCCTTGGTGATTTGATCAATTCCCTGTGCCTGCTCCTGAGAGGCGGCAGCAATCTCACTCACCAACTCACCTACTTTTTTGGAGCTGCCTGACACCTTCTCAAAAGCCTCATTGGTCTTGCCAACAATTTCAGAACCGTTTTTAATCTTCCGGACCGAACCTTCAATCAAATGGGAGGTATTTTGAGCGGCTTCAGCAGCACGCATGGCCAAGTTCTTAACCTCATCGGCCACTACCGTGAAACCATACCCGGCCTCACCGGCCCGAGCGGCTTCCACTGCGGCGTTCAAGGCCAATAATTTAGTCTGAAAGGCGATCTCGTCGATAGTCTTGATGATCTTGCCGGTTTCTTCACCGGCGGCGATGATCTCTTGCATAGACTGGGTCAATTTTTTCATAGCCAGATTGGCATCATTCAATACCTGGTCGGTATTCTGGACCAGCGTATTGGCCAGGTCGGCATTTTCGGAATTTTGTCGGGTCATGGAGGCCATCTCTTCCATGGAAGAAGAGGTTTGCTCCAGGCCGGCGGCTTGGGCGGATGACCCTTCGGCTAATGACTGGCTGATACTGCTCACTTGGGCAGCGGTGCTCAACAAGTGTTGAGCATTTATCTGGAGATCCGATGAAAGGTCTTTAAGCTTTAGGGTGATACCGGAAGCAATACGGCCAAACAGGAAACAACTGATCAAGGTCAGGCTCAAACCGATTCCTATCATCAGAACGGTACGCCGGAAGATAATCCTTGTGGCTGATTTTTCTTCTTGGAGTATGTGCTCATTGATATCGATGACTGCCCGATCTATTGCCTTGCGGTGCTCATTATACAGGTGTGTCAGTTCCCCGGATAAAAGTTCGTAGGCCGCCTTTTTATCTCCTGCCAGGACGGCGGGTACGAATTTTTCATCCCTTAAATTAAAAAATTTTATGGCCGGTTCATAGGATTTTTTGACAAGCATTTCCTTTATCGATCCTGATGGGAGGGTCTTCTCCCAATACGCATGGCGATCCAAGTATTCTTTCCTGAGCCGATTGCCTTCGGACTGAAAATATTTCATCGTCTCAGGGTGGTTTGATTTATTCATCATCTGGTGAACAACCAGATTAGCCTCGATAATATACTCCGGTGGAGGAAGGATATCGGCAACCAAATCCTTGTTGTTGATTATTTTGGAATAAATAGGACCGTTTACCTTCAATTCGTTAAGAGTCCAATAAGTGACTCCTCCGAATATGGAAAACGATATCAACAGGATAAAAATAAATTTAAGGCTCAATGGGATATTTTTCATCGATTTATTTCCCTTTCAATCGACCGAAGGCGCAAGGTTTTTTTTCGATTCAAAATTCCGTAAACTCCCCATCCTCCATCGGGATCAACTGGTCCGGCCTTATTCCTCTCAATGGCCTAATCGCCGGTTCTTTCCCATTCCCGTTACCGCCTGGTTTGATAAGGGTTTGGGGCAGATTCGATTTAACGGATTGTCCGATGGCGGTTACACTTCTTTTATTTCCGCCGTTACCCGACAACAAACGGGGATGGCCATTGCCGTTATGATTCCCGCCGATGGCTTTGACCAGGTCATGAACAAATTGTTTCATCAGATCGGCCTGGGTGCTCAATTCTTCGGAAGCGGAGGCTGATTCTTCCGCAGTGGAGGCATTCTGCTGAACCACCCGGTCCATTTCGGTAACGGCCTTAGTGATCTGATCAATCCCCTGGGACTGCTCAACGGAAGCAGACGAAATCTCGCCCACCAACTCGGCCACCTTCCTGGACCGGTCTGAGACCATCTCAAAGGCCTGATTTGTTTTAAGGACGATATCCGACCCGCTCTTTACTTTTTTGAGCGTTCCATCGATCATCACCGCCGTATTTTTAGCTGCCTCGGCCGCCCGCAGGGCCAGATTTCTCACTTCATCGGCCACGACGGCAAAGCCGGCCCCGGCCTCCCCGGCCCGGGCCGCTTCCACGGCAGCATTCAGGGCCAGAAGATTGGTCTGAAAGGCGATTTCATCAATGGTCTTGATGATCTTTCCGGTTTCTTCACTGGCCGCAGAGATTTCTTTCATGGACTCGGTCAATTCCCGCATCGCCATATTGGCTTCAGCCACCACCCGCTTCGTATCTTCCATCAGGCTATCGGCCTGCTTGGCATTGTCAGCATTCTGTCTGGTCATGGAGGCCATCTCCTCCATGGAGGATGAAGTCTGTTCCAGACCGGCGGCCTGTTCGGAAGCCCCTTCGGCCAGGGTCTGGCTGGCTGAGGAAACCTGGGCTGAAGCCGAGGCGGTTTGAT from Deltaproteobacteria bacterium includes the following:
- a CDS encoding methyl-accepting chemotaxis protein, producing the protein MKNIPLSLKFIFILLISFSIFGGVTYWTLNELKVNGPIYSKIINNKDLVADILPPPEYIIEANLVVHQMMNKSNHPETMKYFQSEGNRLRKEYLDRHAYWEKTLPSGSIKEMLVKKSYEPAIKFFNLRDEKFVPAVLAGDKKAAYELLSGELTHLYNEHRKAIDRAVIDINEHILQEEKSATRIIFRRTVLMIGIGLSLTLISCFLFGRIASGITLKLKDLSSDLQINAQHLLSTAAQVSSISQSLAEGSSAQAAGLEQTSSSMEEMASMTRQNSENADLANTLVQNTDQVLNDANLAMKKLTQSMQEIIAAGEETGKIIKTIDEIAFQTKLLALNAAVEAARAGEAGYGFTVVADEVKNLAMRAAEAAQNTSHLIEGSVRKIKNGSEIVGKTNEAFEKVSGSSKKVGELVSEIAAASQEQAQGIDQITKAVSEIDRVVQKNASTAEESASASEELSTQADQMKHFVHDLVKAIGGNHNGTSQPRLMSGNGGNKRSLTAIGQSDKSNPPQTLIKPGGNGNGKKPAIRTIIPDQLLPMGQGNFKDF
- a CDS encoding CZB domain-containing protein: MKLTLGKKIGLGFGLGIGALILISFLSYSGTGRLMETTIEVVHHKDLDRIVTQAELDHLIWGRKVANALLDPEAKKIEAEFDSRKCNFGKWFYSEDRKEAERTEPYLSKFFKALEEPHARLHQSAEKINAFLLKGNREGARKVYLETTRPIIRQLVETFDAIREEVKKNVISDQVLVDTTRSTQKTIGLLGLIFSLALGFIAFFLGRNIITMLKNIMLGLTDASNQTASASAQVSSASQTLAEGASEQAAGLEQTSSSMEEMASMTRQNADNAKQADSLMEDTKRVVAEANMAMRELTESMKEISAASEETGKIIKTIDEIAFQTNLLALNAAVEAARAGEAGAGFAVVADEVRNLALRAAEAAKNTAVMIDGTLKKVKSGSDIVLKTNQAFEMVSDRSRKVAELVGEISSASVEQSQGIDQITKAVTEMDRVVQQNASTAEESASASEELSTQADLMKQFVHDLVKAIGGNHNGNGHPRLLSGNGGNKRSVTAIGQSVKSNLPQTLIKPGGNGNGKEPAIRPLRGIRPDQLIPMEDGEFTEF